GCATCACTTTATCTGGACGTTCCCCCGCTCTTCCACGTCGCTGTCCATTGAGACAGTGACACCCTCATTTGGCCCTGTCACTGGCGGGGCAGGGGGGCGGGGCCGCAGATCGGTGCTGTTGTAGCGGCCCTGGGCGGCTTCTAGCCCCTGGGTGGCCCAGACACCCGCAGCGTCCGCACCCAGCCCCACCAGCTGTCCTAAGGGAGTACGCTCCTCTTCGGCCCACTTGCTGAGCACCCAGTCAGCGGGATCGCGCCCAGCGGGCGGCCGCGAGATTCCCAGTTTCAGGCGAGCAAAATCCTGCGTGCCCAGCAACCGAATAATGTCGCGCACACCGTTCTGTCCACCATGCCGCCCACCCAGCTTCAGCTTCATCAGCCCGAAGGGACTGTCTAGGTCATCTTGCACCACCAGCAGGTCGGTGGCGTCCAGGCGGTAATAGGTCAGCAGTGGGACCACGGCCCGTCCCGATGCGTTCATATAGGTCAGCGGTTTGACCAGCAACACTTTTTCACCCGGTTGCCCTACCGCTTGACCCAACCGCAGCTCACAGGTTTCAGCCTCCGGCTGTTTGCGCCAGCCAGCCCCAGCACGGCGTACCAGCTCATCGGCCACCAGCCAGCCCACGTTGTGCCGGGTCTGCGCGTATTTCTCGCCTGGATTCCCCAGTGCCGCGATCAGTTTCATCCGGCTTAGGCGCTCAGGCTGCCCAGTGAATCGCGGACCTCGCGCCAGCGGGCGTCGGCTTTTTGTACGTCGGGCCGGGCCTTGGCCGCGTCGTACCCTTTGCGGAACTCAGCAAAGCTCGGCTCGGTCTGCGAGAACAGCACTTCCAGGGCCTGCTGCACATCGCGCACCTGCTGCTCTGACAGCTTCAGGTCCTTGGTATCCAGCACCTCGTCCAGTGTAGCCATCAGCCCCGACAGTGGACGAAGCCACTGAAAGCCATGGTGGCCCGTAACCAAGTTGAACAGTTCGTAGGGACTGTTCACGGGGCCGTTCAGGAATTCATAGTCTTCCTTGGCCTTATCGAGCAGCGCGGAGTGAAAATGCCGAAGTGCGGTAGCCAAAGCCCGGAGCTTGCGGCGAATGGTGGCGTCGTCTGACATAGGTTCAGGGTAGCAGGGCAGCAAGGCCCACTGGCAGAACCAGCAGGCCAGTCTTCAGCATGTGCCACGCCGCCAGGGCGGCTCAGACGGTTAGTCCACCTCAACCCGGAAGCAAACGCTACCAGAACCCGTAGCCCCCGCCGCCAGATTGACCGGACCAAACTGCACTTCTCCCCTCTGAAAGTCGCCCGCGGGTTCAGGAACGAACTGGGCCGCCGCCGGAGTCTGCGAGCCTGTCACGAAGGTGGTGTTGGCCGGAACCGAATCGGTCAATGTCCAGCCCTCAATCGGCACACTGCTGTAGTTGCGATAGTCCAAGCAGTATTCCAAGATGTCATTCGGGTAGCCGGAGACGGCGGTTCCGTACCGCGCTTCGCCACTCGGGCCAGTCGGCACGTTTTGGGTGATGTTCCGCACCCGCTTGGTCAGCTTGGGGTAGACAATGTCAGTCTTGACCTCATTGGAGGACGTGCTGCTCACACCCGTTGCACTGGTCGCCGCCGTATTTCTCAGCGCTGTCTGGTAAGTGTTGGCCGCCAGATTCACATTGGCGGTGACCACGATCTGGGCGGACCTGCCCGGTTCGGTGGCCGTCAGGCTGCCAACGTTAAAAGCGAGGTCCTGTGCAGTTCCACTGTTCGCTATTGGAGCGGACGCCGGGTAGGTTGCTGCCGCCGTAGAACGGGCCAGCGTTGCGGAAACGAAGGTCAGCCCACTGGGAAGGATATCGGTCACCCGAACGTCCGAAGCAGCCGAGGTTCCAGTATTGGTCACAGTGATGGTGTACTGCAACTGCGAAGGCGACAGCTGCGTGGCAGGAAGCGCCGCAGTTCCTGCATTAGCCGTATCCGGCGTTACCCTGATAAAATCACTGCTCACACTCTTGGCCACGCTTAGGGCTGGTTGCCGGATCAGGCTGACTGGGTGATCCTCGACTTCACCAGCCACAGAGCCACCCGTAGGGCTGGTTGCCTCGCTGGTATTGCTGCTGACGCGAAAGCGCGAGTAAGTCCCTGCGCCAGTGGCAGACACGTTGATCCCATTCCAAGTCAGCGTAGCCGTTCCCGTTCCCGCAGGGACGTTCACCGAAGTGCGTTCCCCCGGCTCAAAAAGACCATTTCCACTGAAGTCAATCCAGCCAGCAACAGTCGCTGGAACATTGGTCGTGTAAGGAACATTGACGGAATAGGTCGTCGCACCAACAGGCAGATTAAGGGTGGTGCTCAGGGCATCATCCGAGTCGGAGCTGGCATCGGTTCCTCGCTCGGTCACTTCGCTGTTGGGCTGACCACCCAGATAAGTG
The sequence above is a segment of the Deinococcus radiophilus genome. Coding sequences within it:
- the pth gene encoding aminoacyl-tRNA hydrolase, with product MKLIAALGNPGEKYAQTRHNVGWLVADELVRRAGAGWRKQPEAETCELRLGQAVGQPGEKVLLVKPLTYMNASGRAVVPLLTYYRLDATDLLVVQDDLDSPFGLMKLKLGGRHGGQNGVRDIIRLLGTQDFARLKLGISRPPAGRDPADWVLSKWAEEERTPLGQLVGLGADAAGVWATQGLEAAQGRYNSTDLRPRPPAPPVTGPNEGVTVSMDSDVEERGNVQIK